The proteins below are encoded in one region of Engystomops pustulosus chromosome 8, aEngPut4.maternal, whole genome shotgun sequence:
- the FAHD1 gene encoding oxaloacetate tautomerase FAHD1, mitochondrial — MTGGRVNNTRDPCCRDTTGHPSCTLLLLRHFLFLHVHWKIPCPDMASSKNLSRFWEWGRKIICVGRNYAEHAKELKNAVPTEPVLFLKSPSAYVREGAPILMPYYTNNLHHEVELGVVIGKGGKDIAQASAMDHVEGYALCLDMTARDMQDQCKQKGLPWTLAKAFDTSCPVSDLISKDTIKDPHNIRIWLKVNDILRQEGSTSSMIFSIPYLISYISRVITLEEGDLILTGTPKGVAAVQEDDEMVAGIDDIISMKFQIKKQS, encoded by the exons ATGACAGGCGGCAGGGTTAATAATACAAGGGATCCCTGCTGCAGAGACACCACAGGACACCCctcctgcaccctcctcctcctcagacactTCCTGTTCCTCCATGTGCACTGGAAG ATTCCTTGCCCCGATATGGCCTCCTCTAAAAATCTGAGCCGGTTTTGGGAATGGGGCAGAAAAATCATTTGTGTTGGAAGGAACTATGCCGAACATGCCAAGGAGCTGAAGAACGCGGTGCCCACAGAACCAGTGCTGTTCCTCAAGTCCCCTTCTGCCTATGTGCGGGAGGGCGCCCCTATCCTCATGCCTTACTACACCAATAACCTGCACCATGAGGTGGAACTGGGAGTGGTGATTGGGAAAGGAGGTAAAGATATAGCGCAGGCGAGTGCGATGGACCATGTGGAGGGCTATGCTCTGTGCCTGGATATGACAGCCCGAGATATGCAGGACCAGTGCAAGCAGAAGGGACTGCCATGGACTTTAGCAAAAGCCTTTGACACCTCTTGCCCCGTCAGTGACCTGATCTCTAAGGACACCATAAAGGACCCCCATAATATAAGGATATGGCTGAAGGTAAATGACATCCTCAGACAAGAGGGGAGCACGTCCTCCATGATCTTCTCCATTCCTTATCTTATCAGCTACATCAGCAGAGTCATCACCCTGGAAGAAGGGGACCTTATACTAACAGGGACCCCAAAAGGAGTAGCTGCTGTGCAGGAAGATGACGAGATGGTGGCCGGAATAGATGATATTATTAGCATGAAGTTCCAAATTAAGAAACAATCCTag